Proteins from a single region of Haloplanus sp. GDY1:
- a CDS encoding glycerate kinase type-2 family protein produces the protein MTTVRNRSALTDHGNREARADLLDVAEAAVDAVHPRRTVPAAVERDGDRLRIGDRTFDLAAVDDVYLVGAGKGSAAVAAELAAVVGDRLTDGLVAEKAGGEADVDGLTVVGAGHPVPDETSLRAGRRVRELADAAGPDDLVLAAVTGGASATLAAPAGDLSLDDLAATTDRLLNAGLPIDEINAVRKHCSTIKGGRLARRVAPATLATLVVVDEPAGEPWGPTVGDDTTFADALSVLDRHDLTDAVPAAVRRHLRRGAEGSHPETPPRTVPAGHVAVLAGPTDVVEAARDRAAELGHEPLILSSTVEGESRTAATCLAAVAREASTHGRPVAPPCVLISGGETTVQVGPDAGEGGPNQEFALASALALADDPSVTTLALGTDGTDGPTDVAGGLVDHTTVSRLDAAGIDAEAHLRRHDSTAALRAVDDAVVTGPTGTNVMDLRLTLVGG, from the coding sequence ATGACGACGGTCCGCAACCGGTCGGCGCTCACCGATCACGGCAACCGCGAGGCCCGGGCGGACCTCCTCGACGTCGCCGAGGCGGCCGTCGACGCCGTCCACCCGCGGCGGACCGTCCCCGCCGCCGTCGAGCGCGACGGCGACCGCCTCCGGATCGGCGACCGGACCTTCGACCTCGCCGCCGTCGACGACGTGTACCTCGTCGGCGCGGGCAAGGGGTCGGCCGCCGTCGCCGCCGAACTCGCCGCCGTCGTCGGCGACCGACTCACGGACGGACTCGTCGCCGAGAAGGCGGGCGGCGAGGCGGACGTCGACGGCCTCACCGTCGTCGGTGCCGGCCACCCCGTCCCCGACGAGACGAGCCTGCGGGCCGGGCGGCGAGTCCGGGAACTGGCCGACGCGGCCGGCCCCGACGACCTGGTGCTCGCCGCCGTCACCGGCGGCGCGTCGGCCACGCTCGCCGCCCCGGCCGGTGACCTCTCCCTTGACGACCTGGCGGCGACGACCGACCGGCTCCTGAACGCCGGCCTCCCCATCGACGAGATCAACGCGGTCCGGAAACACTGCTCGACGATCAAGGGCGGCCGACTGGCCCGGCGGGTCGCGCCCGCCACCCTCGCGACGCTCGTCGTCGTCGACGAACCGGCGGGCGAGCCCTGGGGGCCGACCGTCGGCGACGACACGACGTTCGCGGACGCGCTGTCCGTCCTCGACCGCCACGACCTGACCGACGCCGTCCCGGCCGCCGTCCGCCGTCACCTCCGCCGAGGCGCCGAGGGGAGCCACCCGGAGACGCCGCCGCGGACCGTCCCCGCCGGCCACGTCGCCGTCCTCGCGGGCCCGACCGACGTCGTCGAGGCCGCGCGGGACCGGGCGGCCGAACTCGGCCACGAGCCGCTGATCCTCTCCTCGACGGTGGAAGGCGAGAGCCGGACGGCCGCCACCTGTCTGGCCGCCGTCGCCCGCGAGGCGTCGACGCACGGACGGCCGGTCGCCCCGCCCTGCGTTTTGATCTCGGGCGGCGAGACCACCGTGCAGGTCGGCCCGGACGCCGGCGAGGGCGGGCCGAACCAGGAGTTCGCCCTCGCGTCGGCGCTCGCCCTCGCGGACGACCCGTCGGTCACGACGCTCGCACTGGGGACCGACGGCACCGACGGACCGACGGACGTGGCCGGCGGCCTCGTCGACCACACGACCGTCTCACGCCTCGATGCGGCGGGGATCGACGCCGAGGCCCACCTCCGGCGGCACGATTCGACGGCGGCGCTCCGGGCCGTCGACGACGCGGTGGTGACCGGGCCGACGGGGACGAACGTGATGGACCTCCGCCTGACGCTCGTCGGGGGTTAG
- the tatC gene encoding twin-arginine translocase subunit TatC, giving the protein MSSALDEDTRRTLDAGRETAGAMLRSAQKDLQKVFIVFLVGFIGSFYALRLYIWEFLRSITESKMSEATARELVIIAQTPFDVILLQAKIGLVVGIIVGLPVFVYFSRDALVERGLWPSVPVSRWKLVAGGLLSAALFVTGLTYGYAVFFPVMFAFLANNAIAAGFTPTYSIVLWAQFIFLLTLSFGLAAQLPLAMSALAYAEIVPYETFRDRWRYAVVAMFAFGALFTPPDPFTQIMWAIPMLVLYGFSLYLTKVVVTAKRGSERIDVWTAAGRHWNVILGVGGVGGLLVYAFYTYGGRPLANDLLAWMGSSRRLLAPGATLPVSETAGLAVWTALGALLAGVCGFMYYVYAELEAAVEPIEVGDPTEIDLSELDADGIRAAPPEAFAELSEAEATEMAGDAVDAGDKEKARAIFERFDEAEELREAKDGDEGTQSTTEELGDRASRAGGTFLDEFTGGEKDEDDIGGYYADVAFILDSLTSRAFRIAAVFGIVLAGTFGWLYTGGIGRVFDQFLSQMPEQVVENNQIDVVALHPMEALIFEVKFSTLIAVLVTLPMVTYYAWPALRDRGFVRGNRNVIFGWTVALVVGLFGGFALGYTVVAPNVISYLVADGARADMVIAYRISNFFWLIFFTTAGIGLLADVPVLMLLLNTAGVSYRSMRSRWREVTVGIMAFAAVATPADVMTMFLVTIPLMVAYGVGLAVLFVVTLGGRRDLSRGETAKA; this is encoded by the coding sequence ATGTCGAGCGCGCTCGATGAGGACACCCGTCGGACGCTGGACGCCGGGCGGGAGACGGCCGGTGCGATGCTCCGCTCCGCCCAGAAGGACCTCCAGAAGGTGTTCATCGTCTTCCTCGTCGGGTTCATCGGGTCGTTCTACGCCCTCCGGCTCTACATCTGGGAGTTCCTGCGGTCGATCACCGAGTCGAAGATGTCCGAGGCGACCGCGAGGGAACTCGTGATCATCGCCCAGACGCCGTTCGACGTGATCCTCCTGCAGGCGAAAATCGGCCTCGTCGTCGGCATCATCGTCGGGCTCCCCGTCTTCGTCTACTTCTCCCGTGACGCCCTCGTGGAACGCGGGCTGTGGCCGTCGGTGCCGGTGTCGCGGTGGAAACTCGTCGCCGGCGGCCTGCTGTCGGCCGCCCTGTTCGTGACCGGCCTCACCTACGGCTACGCCGTCTTCTTCCCCGTGATGTTCGCCTTCCTCGCGAACAACGCCATCGCCGCGGGCTTCACTCCCACCTACTCCATCGTCCTCTGGGCGCAGTTCATCTTCCTGCTCACCCTCTCGTTCGGCCTCGCGGCGCAACTGCCGCTGGCGATGAGCGCCCTCGCGTACGCCGAAATCGTCCCCTACGAGACGTTCCGTGACCGCTGGCGCTACGCCGTCGTCGCCATGTTCGCCTTCGGGGCGCTCTTCACGCCGCCGGATCCGTTCACGCAGATCATGTGGGCCATCCCGATGCTCGTCCTCTACGGCTTCAGCCTCTATCTGACGAAGGTGGTGGTGACGGCCAAGCGCGGGAGCGAACGGATCGACGTGTGGACCGCCGCCGGCCGCCACTGGAACGTCATCCTCGGCGTCGGCGGCGTCGGCGGACTGCTGGTCTATGCCTTCTACACCTACGGCGGCCGCCCCCTCGCCAACGACCTGCTGGCGTGGATGGGAAGCAGCAGACGCCTCCTGGCCCCGGGGGCGACCCTGCCCGTCTCCGAGACGGCGGGGCTCGCGGTCTGGACGGCGCTCGGCGCCCTCCTCGCCGGGGTGTGCGGGTTCATGTACTACGTCTACGCCGAACTCGAGGCCGCGGTCGAACCCATCGAGGTGGGCGACCCGACCGAGATCGACCTGTCGGAACTCGACGCCGACGGGATCCGGGCGGCGCCGCCGGAGGCCTTCGCCGAGTTGAGCGAGGCGGAGGCGACGGAGATGGCCGGCGACGCCGTCGACGCCGGCGACAAGGAGAAGGCCCGCGCCATCTTCGAGCGGTTCGACGAGGCCGAGGAGCTACGGGAAGCGAAAGACGGGGACGAGGGGACGCAGTCGACGACCGAGGAACTCGGCGACCGGGCGAGTCGCGCCGGCGGCACCTTCCTCGACGAGTTCACCGGCGGCGAGAAAGACGAGGACGACATCGGCGGCTACTACGCCGACGTCGCCTTCATCCTCGATTCGCTCACCTCGCGGGCCTTCCGCATCGCCGCCGTGTTCGGCATCGTCCTCGCGGGGACGTTCGGCTGGCTCTACACCGGCGGCATCGGCCGCGTGTTCGACCAGTTCCTCTCGCAGATGCCGGAGCAGGTGGTCGAGAACAACCAGATCGACGTCGTCGCCCTCCATCCGATGGAGGCGCTGATCTTCGAAGTGAAGTTCTCGACGCTGATCGCCGTCCTCGTCACCCTCCCGATGGTGACGTACTACGCGTGGCCGGCACTCCGGGATCGGGGCTTCGTCCGCGGGAACCGTAACGTCATCTTCGGGTGGACCGTCGCCCTCGTCGTCGGCCTGTTCGGTGGGTTCGCCCTGGGCTACACCGTCGTCGCGCCCAACGTCATCTCCTATCTGGTGGCCGACGGCGCCCGGGCGGACATGGTCATCGCCTACCGCATCAGCAACTTCTTCTGGCTCATCTTCTTCACCACCGCGGGCATCGGCCTCCTCGCGGACGTCCCGGTGTTGATGCTCCTGCTCAACACCGCCGGCGTCTCCTACCGGTCGATGCGGAGCCGCTGGCGCGAGGTGACCGTCGGGATCATGGCCTTCGCCGCCGTCGCCACGCCCGCCGACGTGATGACGATGTTCCTCGTCACCATCCCGCTGATGGTCGCCTACGGCGTCGGCCTCGCCGTCCTGTTCGTGGTGACGCTCGGTGGCCGGCGCGACCTCTCCAGGGGCGAGACGGCGAAGGCCTAA
- the tatC gene encoding twin-arginine translocase subunit TatC, with product MAEESESESPSGGAADGDSSDPADEATTESDSREAGGTADDAADPAIDPETDTVYSPEDAPEAGGSIDDFLDDDSVAATDATAPEGATGRDDPFDIDERRSVSDAIGAPAPDEELADDPDLELAADVADDDAPDDAPRTDRETGADAAPQEWTREAASESVVEPDDESVVQTGDDPWEESEAVAADSATETPPSQPAPSPPVEESDDLDDDLDDGLVGASPASDEEMPLAAHIEEMVQRLAVVLVVGGVVALAVFPVADRIINYLWNAHIPGAATNPNLRPRLYGPLELLITELKVSALAGFVVGLPIAVYETYLFMRPGLFPRERRYYLAAVPTSLVLALIGVGFAHFVVLPAIFLYFTEYTEESVELIAFGLKETFGLILVLMGYMAIVFQIPLFIMLAIMMNLTTREWMESRRLLFWGGFLGLSFLVSPDPTGMAPIIVAATMITLFEGTLALLRWTGN from the coding sequence ATGGCTGAGGAATCGGAGTCGGAATCGCCGTCCGGGGGGGCGGCGGACGGCGATTCGTCGGATCCGGCGGACGAGGCCACCACCGAGTCCGACAGCCGCGAGGCAGGGGGGACGGCCGACGACGCGGCCGACCCCGCCATCGACCCCGAAACCGACACCGTCTACTCGCCCGAGGACGCTCCGGAGGCCGGCGGCTCCATCGACGACTTCCTCGACGACGACTCGGTCGCCGCCACCGACGCGACGGCGCCGGAGGGCGCGACCGGTCGGGACGACCCCTTCGACATCGACGAACGCCGGAGCGTCTCCGACGCCATCGGCGCGCCCGCCCCGGACGAGGAACTCGCCGACGACCCGGACCTCGAACTCGCCGCCGACGTGGCCGACGACGACGCTCCCGACGACGCCCCCCGGACCGACCGCGAGACGGGGGCGGACGCGGCCCCCCAGGAGTGGACCCGCGAGGCGGCGTCCGAGTCGGTCGTGGAACCGGACGACGAGTCGGTCGTGCAGACGGGAGACGATCCCTGGGAGGAGTCGGAGGCGGTGGCCGCCGACTCGGCGACCGAGACGCCCCCGTCGCAGCCCGCACCCAGCCCTCCCGTCGAGGAGTCCGACGACCTGGACGACGACCTCGACGACGGCCTCGTCGGCGCGAGTCCGGCCTCCGACGAGGAGATGCCGCTCGCGGCCCACATCGAGGAGATGGTGCAACGACTCGCCGTCGTCCTCGTCGTCGGCGGCGTCGTCGCCCTCGCCGTCTTCCCGGTCGCCGACCGGATCATCAACTACCTCTGGAACGCCCACATCCCGGGCGCCGCGACGAACCCGAACCTGCGGCCCCGGCTGTACGGCCCGCTCGAACTCCTGATCACCGAACTCAAGGTATCCGCCCTCGCCGGCTTCGTCGTCGGCCTCCCCATCGCCGTCTACGAGACGTACCTCTTCATGCGCCCCGGACTCTTCCCCCGCGAACGCCGCTACTACCTCGCCGCCGTGCCGACCAGTCTCGTCCTCGCACTGATCGGCGTCGGCTTCGCCCACTTCGTCGTCCTCCCCGCCATCTTCCTGTACTTCACCGAGTACACCGAGGAGTCCGTCGAACTCATCGCCTTCGGACTCAAGGAGACGTTCGGCCTCATCCTCGTGCTCATGGGCTACATGGCCATCGTCTTCCAGATTCCACTGTTCATCATGCTCGCGATCATGATGAACCTCACCACCCGGGAGTGGATGGAGAGCCGGCGCCTGCTGTTCTGGGGTGGCTTCCTCGGGCTCTCCTTCCTCGTCAGCCCCGACCCGACCGGCATGGCCCCCATCATCGTCGCCGCGACGATGATCACGCTGTTCGAGGGGACGCTCGCCCTCCTCCGGTGGACGGGCAACTGA
- a CDS encoding histidine phosphatase family protein, with amino-acid sequence MTTVLLARHGETTWNREGRLQGWAPTPLTDRGHEQARALAAAVADDYDVDRVLASDLRRARQTAAHLADHVGHDPAFESAWRERDFGRYQGLPCEAVFEEHDRLSLSRAGRAAVDARPESGESLRDVRERVLSGWERVLAESGPDETVAVVSHGGPLHLLLGAVEDRGVVDAIVEGEQHNCGLNELRVADGEARLVAENRTEFLDALSA; translated from the coding sequence ATGACGACCGTCTTGCTCGCCCGCCACGGCGAGACGACGTGGAACCGCGAGGGCCGCCTGCAGGGGTGGGCGCCGACCCCGCTGACCGACCGCGGCCACGAGCAGGCGCGGGCGCTCGCCGCCGCCGTCGCCGACGACTACGACGTGGACCGGGTGCTCGCCTCCGACCTGCGGCGGGCCAGACAGACCGCCGCCCACCTCGCCGACCACGTGGGCCACGACCCCGCCTTCGAATCCGCGTGGCGCGAGCGGGACTTCGGCCGCTACCAGGGGCTCCCCTGCGAGGCGGTGTTCGAGGAGCACGACCGTTTGTCGCTCTCGCGGGCGGGGCGTGCGGCGGTGGACGCCCGACCGGAGAGCGGCGAGAGCCTCCGCGACGTGCGCGAGCGCGTCCTCTCCGGCTGGGAGCGGGTACTCGCCGAGAGCGGGCCGGACGAGACGGTGGCCGTGGTGAGCCACGGCGGGCCGCTCCACCTGCTCCTCGGCGCCGTCGAGGACCGCGGGGTCGTCGACGCCATCGTCGAGGGCGAACAGCACAACTGCGGGCTGAACGAACTGCGCGTCGCCGACGGGGAGGCGCGACTGGTCGCGGAGAACCGGACGGAGTTCCTCGACGCCCTCTCGGCGTGA
- the larE gene encoding ATP-dependent sacrificial sulfur transferase LarE: MTSLDAKLDAARDDLAERDGVLVAFSGGVDSAVVAALAHDALGDDAVACTARSETLPADELDDAVRVAEEIGIRHETVTFSELDDPDFVANGDDRCYHCRTMRLGKMYDVARDLGIGTVCDGTNASDPGEGHRPGLRAVEELDVFSPLLAHDLTKSEVREAAERYDLSVADKPSMACLSSRIPTGLEVTEERLTRVEKAERLLRTWGFSQFRVRDHDGLARIEVAPDELDAALDREFVRAAREHLTDVGFDHVTLDLHGYRTGSVSPEGEADDDPVVEDVFAQEYPTGGN, encoded by the coding sequence ATGACCTCCCTCGATGCGAAACTCGACGCCGCCCGCGACGACCTCGCGGAGCGCGACGGCGTCCTCGTCGCCTTCTCCGGCGGCGTCGACTCGGCGGTCGTCGCCGCACTCGCCCACGACGCCCTCGGGGACGACGCGGTGGCCTGCACGGCCAGAAGCGAGACGCTGCCCGCGGACGAACTCGACGACGCGGTCCGGGTGGCCGAGGAGATCGGCATCCGCCACGAGACGGTGACCTTCTCCGAACTCGACGACCCCGACTTCGTCGCGAACGGCGACGACCGGTGTTACCACTGCCGGACGATGCGACTGGGGAAGATGTACGACGTCGCCCGCGACCTCGGCATCGGCACCGTCTGTGACGGGACGAACGCCTCGGATCCCGGGGAGGGCCACCGTCCCGGCCTGCGCGCCGTCGAGGAACTCGACGTGTTCTCGCCGCTGCTGGCACACGACCTGACCAAATCGGAGGTCCGGGAGGCGGCCGAGCGGTACGACCTCTCCGTCGCGGACAAGCCCTCGATGGCGTGTCTCTCCTCGCGCATCCCGACGGGGCTGGAGGTGACCGAGGAGCGACTGACGCGCGTCGAGAAGGCCGAGCGCCTCCTGCGGACGTGGGGCTTCTCGCAGTTCCGGGTCCGCGACCACGACGGCCTCGCGCGCATCGAGGTCGCTCCCGACGAACTCGACGCCGCCCTCGACCGGGAGTTCGTCCGCGCGGCCCGCGAACACCTCACCGACGTCGGCTTCGATCACGTGACCCTCGACCTGCACGGCTACCGGACGGGGAGCGTCAGTCCCGAGGGGGAGGCCGACGACGACCCCGTCGTCGAGGACGTGTTCGCCCAGGAGTACCCCACCGGCGGGAACTGA